GTTTTGATTGACGATGCCCGTACACCGCTCATTATTTCAGGTCCTACCAGCAAAGGCGACCATCAGGAATTCGATGACTTGAAGCCCTTTGTTGTTCTGATTGCCAACGCTCAAAAAAATATTTTCAACGGATTTCTGGCCGAAGCAAAACAATTACTTTCCAAAGAAAATCCCACATCGGAAGAAGAAAAGCTCGGCGGGGTTGCACTTTTGAAATGTTTCAGAGGTCTGCCTAAAAACAAGGCCCTGATTAAGTTTCTGAGTGAGCCCGGCATGAAGACTCTGCTTCACAAAACAGAAAATCTCTACATGGCCGAGAACATGAAGAACATGCATCTGATTGATGATGAATTGTTCTTTGTGATTGAAGAAAGACAAAACTCGATTGAACTTACCGATAAAGGTATTGATCTTCTGACTGAAAAAACAGGCGATGCGAAATTTTTCATCCTGCCAGACATTGGATCAGAGCTGGCAGATCTTGAAAAATCAGGATTGTCCGACACTGAACGCATTGAGAAAAAACAGCTGCTGCGACAGGATTATGCTATAAAATCAGATCGCATTCACACCATGAATCAGTTGCTGAAAGCGTACACCCTGTTTGAGATTGATGTTGAATACGTAATCATCGACAATAAAATTAAGATTGTTGATGAGCAAACCGGTCGTATCATGGAAGGACGGCGTTACAGCGACGGTCTTCACCAGGCCATCGAAGCCAAGGAAAATGTAAAAGTTGAAGCGGCTACGCAAACATACGCTACCATCACTTTGCAGAATTATTTCCGCATGTATAAGAAGCTCGCTGGTATGACTGGTACTGCCGAGACTGAAGCAGGTGAGTTGTGGAATATCTATAAATTGGATGTGGTTGTAATTCCTACAAACCGGCCCATTGTCCGGAAAGATCATCAGGACCTCGTTTACAAAACCAAACGGGAAAAATTCAACGCCGTCATTGATGATATAATTCTTCTGAAAGAACAGGGACGCCCGGTATTGGTTGGTACCACATCGGTTGAAACATCAGAGTTGCTCAGTCGCATGCTGACGATGAAAAAAATAAAGCACAGCGTACTTAATGCAAAACTGCACGCAAAAGAAGCCGATATTGTTGCTGCAGCCGGGCAGGCAGGCAGTGTTACGATTGCCACCAACATGGCCGGTCGTGGTACGGATATCAAGCTTGGAGCTGGTGTAAAAGAAGCCGGTGGTCTGGCCATTATCGGTACCGAACGCCATGAATCACGACGAGTTGACCGCCAGCTGCGTGGACGTTCCGGACGTCAGGGAGACCCGGGTTCAACTCAATTCTATGTTTCGCTCGAAGATGATTTGATGCGCCTTTTCGGTTCCGACCGCATCGCCGGCATTATGGATCGTCTTGGCTTGAAAGAAGGCGAAATGATTCAGCACAGCATGATCACAAAAGCCATCGAACGCGCTCAGAAAAAAGTGGAAGAAAATAACTTTGGAATCCGTAAGCGGCTTCTGGAGTACGATGACGTTATGAACTCACAGCGTGAAGTTATTTATAACCGGCGTCACAATGCGCTTTATGGTGATAAATTATCGATTGACTTATCAAATATGTTCAGCGATATTGCCGAAACCATCGTTGCTGATGGTCAGGATTCACGCGACTTTGACCTGTACTCATTTGAAGTAATGAAAACTTTTGCCGTTGAACCAGGTATTGATGAAAAGGAATTCTTTTCAGAAAATACTGCAAAAATGGCAGACAAACTTTTTGAACAGGCCTATTCGGAATACGAGCAAAAATGCGAAATTACAGCACAGCGGACATTCCCCATTATTAAAGAAATTTTTGAAAACACCAACCGCAAATACGATGATGTAGCCATTCCATTCACTGATGGAAAGAAATCTTTCACCGCATTAGCCAACATTAAAAAATCATTCGAAAGTCAGGGCAAGGAAGTCATGCGCGGTGTTGAGCGAAGTCTTGCTCTTGCCATTATTGACGACGCATGGAAAGAACATCTGCGCGAGATGGATGATTTGAAGACGAGTGTGCAGAATGCTGTTTATGAGCAAAAGGATCCTTTGTTGATTTACAAATTCGAGTCATTTGAATTATTCAAACAGATGCTGACAAAAGTGAGTAAAGATTTACTTGGCTTTCTCACACATGGTCGCATTCCGCTGGCTGAAGACAGGAAACTCACGGAAGCTGAACAAACGCGTCGGAGTAATAATACCAATCTGAAAACAAGCCGTGAATCGGATATTCCAGGAACTCAGCATCCGAAATATCATGACCCAAGCACCAATCAATCAATAAAAGAGCCCGTACGCGTTGAGAAGAAAGTTGGTCGCAACGATCCATGTCCGTGCGGTAGCGGAAAAAAATTCAAAGCTTGCCATGGCAAGGACAGTGCTGACTAAAACTGCATTTTAAAATTCCAGATGCCTTACCCCGCTGTCATACTGAGCCCCCTGTGAAATGCGATATAAAGTACGTCGAAGAATTAGCAGCGGACTTCCACATAATTTGATTAATTGAATCAATGGTCAAACGCAGCAAACATAGAATCAATCGCTGGTACATAGTACTTGTTGGATTTCTGCTGTTGATTTTCGCATTGTTTTTTACAAATCCGGGGAAGTTCTTTGTTTCGTGGTTGCGCTACCAGAGCGGAATTCAGAAGAGTCCTCCGGAAAAAGTCACTCGCCTTGGTGTTCCACTCCCGGATGGCTACAGTGTGTACGGCATCGATGTATCGCGCTACCAGAACAATATTGAATGGCTGAGAGTTGCTGATTTCAAATCAGAAGATTTCACCGTCGAATTCGTTTTTATAAAAGCAACTGAAGGCAAAACACTGCGAGATCCAGCCTTCCCGGTCAACTGGGATGGCGCAAAAGAAGCAGGAATTCCACGCGGGGCCTATCACTATTTCAAACCAGGAATTGATGCCGAAGCTCAAGCCAATCATTTTTGCAGAACTGTTACAATGGAAAAAGGGGATCTTCCGCCAGTGCTCGATATTGAGGAAACTGCACGTGGCGTTAGTCGCAATGCCTTGGTAAAATCGCTTTGGACCTGGCTTCAGATTGTGGAGCAGCATTATGGAGTAAAACCAATTGTATATACAGGTGTTGTTTTTTATGAAACTTATTTAAGTGGAACTTCAATTGAAAAATATCCCCTTTGGGTAGCACATTATTACAAAAAACGTCCAGCTACATTTGCACAATGGAAATTCTGGCAATTCAGCGATAAAGCCAGCATCGACGGCATCTCCGGACCAGTGGACGTGAATGCGTTTTCAGGCGACCTTGATCAACTGCAGGAAATGTTGAAATAGTTCAGCGCAATCTGAATTCACTTCAATTACAAATACAATCATTTTGCGAAGCATGATAAACATCATGGCTGTATCATTACACAGTATTTCTAATTCCGGTAACTTTGCATTCAGAAAATTTTAAGCATTAAAACACATTGTTATGAAATACCTGATTGTTGGCGGTGTAGCCGGCGGAGCAACAACTGCAGCACGATTGAGAAGACTGGATGAAAAAAGTGATATCATTGTTTTTGAACGCGGAGAGTATATTTCTTATGCAAATTGCGGTCTCCCATACTATATAGGTGGTACAATTCAGGATCGTGAAAATCTGTTTGTCCAGACTCCACAAACATTCGGACAACGATTCAACCTCGAAGTCCGTAATTTTTCAGAAGTAACCGGCATCGACAAAGATAAAAAAGAAGTCACGGTACGAAAAGTACTCACAGGTGAAACCTACACCGAAAGCTATGATAAACTGGTGTTGTCGCCCGGCGCAGAACCCGTAAAGCCGCCCATTCCGGGCATTCAGCAGGAAGGAATTTTCACGCTGCGTAATGTACCCGATACCGACAAAATCAAACAATATATTGATGAGAAAAAACCGCGTCATGCTGTTGTTGTAGGCGCCGGATTTATTGGTCTTGAGATGGCCGAAAACCTGCATAAAGCGGGGCTGCGCGTTACCATTGTCGAAATGGCCGAACAAGTAATGTCCCCACTCGATTATTCTATGGCCGCGATGGTTCATCAGCATCTGAAAACAAAAAATGTTGAGTTCTATCTGAAGTCTTCAGTTGCTTCGTTTGCACAAAAAAATAATCGCATCGAAGTGAAAATGAATTCCTCAAAAACCATCGAAACCGATATGGTTATATTATCCATTGGCGTAAAGCCCGACAGTCAGCTGGCCAAAGCTGCAGGCCTTGCAATAGGCAAATCGGGTGGCATCGTGGTGAATGAATTTTTGCAAACAACGAACGAACATATTTACGCGGTTGGCGACGCCATTGAATTCCCCAATCCGATTACCGGAACAAATATGATTACATATCTAGCCGGCCCCGCCAACAAACAAGGACGCATTGCCGCTGATAATCTCGTTTTCGGAAATAAAAAAACATACAAGGGTTCAGTAAATACAGCCATTGCAAAAGTATTCGATGTTACGGTAGCAGCAACAGGTGTTTCCGGAAAACAGCTCGGCAAGCTGAATGTGCCGCATATTGATTCAACAACGCATTCATCCTCACATGCGGGCTATTATCCGGGAGCACAGCCGATGACCATAAAAATTTCGTTTGCACCTGACAATGGGCGTTTACTGGGCGCACAAATTGTCGGCTACGAAGGAGTAGATAAACGGATCGACTTGCTCTCTACGGCCATTCAACATGGCGCTACTGTGTACGATCTGGCTGAAATTGAACACGCCTATGCCCCGCCCTTTTCATCGGCCAAGGATCCGGTGAACATTGCAGGCATGGTTGCGGAAAATATTCTCAATGGTGTTTCAAAACCAATCTCATGGCGCGAAGTACATAAGGAATCGCGCAGTGAAATGTTTTTGCTCGATATCCGCACCCGCGATGAATTTCAGTTGGGAACCATCGATGGCGCCGTAAATATTCCACTCGATGAATTGCGCGATCATCTGAATGAAATTCCGAAAGACAAAAAAATTATTGCTTTCTGCGGCGTTGGTTTGCGCGCACATGTTGCATGCCGGATACTGACCCAGAGCGGATTTGATAAAGTGTATAATCTTTCCGGCGGACTGAAAACGTACGAAACAGCCAGTCAGAAACAAAGCAACGAAGACATTTTCGCCAATGATTATATCGGCATCGATGATCATATTTATCAGGGCAGCAAACAAAAACCAGTGGCAACAAGAGTTATCGCTGAGAAAATAAAAATCGTTGACGCCTGTGGATTGCAGTGTCCTGGCCCGATTCTGAAACTTAAAAAATCAATGGATGACATTGCCGAAGGCGAAGCCATCCGGATTACCGCTTCCGATGCGGGTTTCTATAAAGATGTTGCGGCCTGGGCCAAGGTGACCGGAAACGAAGTGGTTGAGCTTACACAAAACGGAGCTGAAATAACTGCACTTATTACAAAAGGAAAAGCAGCTGAACCGACCATTCAGTCTCATCAGACAGGCACCAGTGCCACACTGGTTGTTTTCAGCGACGATCTCGATAAAGCGCTTGCGACCTTTGTAATTGCTAACGGTGCCGCGGCTATGGGTAAGAAAGTAACGCTGTTCTTCACTTTCTGGGGATTGAATGTTATAAAACGATTGAACAAACCGCAGGTGAAAAAAGATTTCTTCGGAAAAATGTTTGGAATGCTCATGCCAAAATCAAGTCGAAGACTGGGTTTGTCAAAATTCAACATGGCCGGAATCGGGCGCTCAATGATGCGCAAACGCATGGCCAGCAAACAGGTCGATGCACTTGAAAAAATGATTCTGACGGCTCAGGAAATGGGTGTTGAATTCGTCGCCTGCCAGATGTCGATGGATGTGATGGGCGTTTCCGCGTCCGAGTTGATGGATGGCGTACAGATTGGCGGCGTGGCTACCTATCTCGAAAAAACGGAAGGCAATCTGAATCTGTTTGTGTAAAAACTTGCGCTGAGATCACTGCAGCTGAATTCTGAAAACATGGGATTCATCTTCGTAACTGATTACGACAAGATATGATCCACGCTCCAACGATGCAACATCAACAATTGCTTCCTGTGAATTATAATTCTGGCTTAAAACAATCTGTCCTGCCGAGTTGATCAGCTGTAGCTGGAAGTCGCCACCAGCGCGGTTTTCTATAATCACGTAGTCGCTGGCTGGATTCGGATATACGCTAAATGAATTTTCATTTTCCAAATCAGCAATAGCATTTGGTCCCGGCAATTCAAGATTCAACGCGAATTCCGAAGTGTTGCCGCTGCTGTCGGTAGCTGTTGCTGTCACATAGTTCCACGCAAGCACGATTGTTATTTCAAAGCTGAAAGTGCCACCGGCTGCGGGAGAAACAAATCCGAGAAATTCGTTGGCTTGTCCATGACCGCTTGCATCGCCGCTGCTGCCGAAAAATTCAACGCTACAATATTGCGCCAGCGGATGATCAAGATGTCCGTATACGGTGGTTTTATCAAGACCAGCATCAAATGAGGCTGAATCAAGTTCCGGAAAGTTCATCAGCTTATTGGCGCCGGCATCGCTGTCGCCGGCATCGTTATCAGTCACACCCTGTGGATACAGATCGATGCCCAGCTGCGCGTTTCCGTAAATCAGATTTTCAGAAAAGGTGTTTCCGTAATCGGCGGCGGTCAACACAGTAATACCATTGCCTCCATTAAATGCAATTACATTTCCCGAATCTGGTTTACCAATCACGTTGTACTGTCCTCCTTCCGCAATGCGGATTCCATCGCCACCATTGCCCAGTGGTTGTGTCCCGGTAATATCGGTTCCAATAAAATTTCGTGTGATAATATGTTCATTGGTTCCTGTAATATGTATGGCAATACCGCTCTGAATATTTCCAGATATCACGTTTTTGTCAAGTATATGCCGTGTTGCAATGCCATCGATCACAACTCCGTTTCCATTCGGAACGGCCGATGTACCTGAAAAGTTAGTTCCAATCAGGTTTCCATAACACCAGTTTTCTGTCGTACCATTGTTGTATAAAAACAATCCATATCCAGTATTACCTGAAAGCAGGTTCCCTTCTCCGTTTCCGAGTCCTCCGACGGTATTGAAATGCGAACCGTCATCGAACAGAATTCCGTAGGTATTTGCAACAGCAGCAGTACCAGCTGCATTGGTACCTATGTAATTTCCCTGAATAATATTATGCTGCGTATCATAACCAATAAGCGGAAGTCCATACGCGACGTTGCCCGATATTACATTGCGCTCTGCCGGCGTGTTTCCGCCAATCTGATTGTATTGAGTGAAAGCTTCAAGACTGAGTCCATCGAAGTTTCGCAATGCAAAAGTTCCGGTGCGATCGATTCCAATATAATTATTGATCACCGTATTGTGGCTTGAACTCAGCAGCCGAAGCCCGATGTGTTCATTGCCGCTGATGATGTTGCGGTCTTCTGCATTGAGTCCGCCGATGGTTGCATATCCGGCGTTGTTTAAAAATTCAACACCAATGTAGCAACCTGCAGTGTCAGAGGCGTCTTCGTTGGTGCCGATGTAATTTCCTGCAATCACCCACCCTGTCGAGGGACTGCCGGAAATCTGAATTCCATACGTAAACTGCCGAATATTGAATCCGCGGATCGTAATGTTCGCTGCATTCATGGCGAAAAAACAGAAGTCAGTACTCCCTCCTCCATCCAGCACAATTTCGGGTCCTTCAGGATTGTTGTTTCCAACATTCGTGGTCTGGGTTGATCCGTCAATCGTAATGTTGGAGCCGATGATGTAGGGCAATCTGGCAGCATTGGTGATGTGTATGATCCAGACACCCTGAGCCGCATTGTAATTCGGATCGCTTACAGGAATATTGAACACAATGCTGTGCGGCGCACCCGGAGCGGTGTTTGCAGTTGTTATTGCCGCCTGTAAACTTCCAGCACCCGACGTGTTGGTGTTGGTAACGGTGTACACCGTGGCTTGCGCTGTTAGTGCGAAAACGCACAGAAAAAAGATTGGAAATATTCTCATTGTATTTCATTTCTTTTGGCTGTCACTCTGAGCGGAGTCGAAGAGTCAACAGCCATTTGCATCAATATCAACCGCTAATCATCCTTCGACTCCGCTCAGGATGACAAGGTGATTTTTCACTTCACAATATCAAATTTCGAAACCAGCAGTCTTCCATCCTCTGTCAACACACGCACAACATACACACCGCTCTGCAACTCAATTCCGAATGACAATTGAAATGTATTTTCATTGAGTCCGGTTTGCTCAAAAACTTTGCGGCCGTCGAATGCGAAAATGGAGACACCTTCGATTACAGCTCCTGGAGCGGAAATTACAATGTTATCACGACATGGATTCGGAAAAACAAGAATCTTATTCGCAATTTCTTCTTCAACAGAAGCGATGACCGAAAAGTTTTCACAAAATTCCGAAGTGCTTCCACTCACACTGGTAGCTGTTGCTGTCATCAACATTCCATCCGTAATGCCAGGACCATAGAACATCCAGTTACCCGTTGCATCGCACCAGGTGCGGCCCAGGAACGTCTGGCCCTCACCGTGATTTATTGTTGAATCAGGTAATGCAATGAATAATTCGATGATTGCATTTTCCGGCGATCCGGTATCCAGTGTGCCATACACCCAAACCATTCCATTCGATGCATTGTATGCTGCGTGCGAAATCACTGGAAAATTCATAAGCTCATTTGGCCCGGCATCCACATCCCCGGCATCATTCGCATTGGGCCCTTCTGGAAAAACATCAATTCCCATCAACGAATTTTCGTAAATGCTGTTTTCTGAAAGGGTGTTATACAAAGTGGTATTGTCTTTTATTGCAAAACCGCATGAATCGTGGTATGCAATAACATTACCCAGCCCTTCGCCACCGATCTGATTGTACGAAGATCCGTTCCAGAGCACAACTCCAACGGTTCCGTTTCCTATGGCCGTTGTACTGTCGGCGCCCGGGCCAATGTAATTGCGTGTGACAATATTGCTGTCGGCATTTTCGAATAGAAGAATTCCGTAATGAGCATTGCCCGAAATCACATTCGCATCAATCGTATTCTGCGAACATTCCGAAATAACGCTGATGCCGTACAAATTAGGTCTGGCCTGCATTCCGGTAATGTCAGTTCCGATATAATTACCGATGATAGTATTGAAACTTGTACCCTGATCGGCAATTTCAATTCCGCCGAAACGATTTCCCGAAAAGATATTGCGTTCAGCTGGCGTTGTGCCGCCAATGATATTATACTTTGTTCCTCCGCCAATCAACAAGCCTGCATCGTTAGGCACCGTGTCGGTTCCGGCAGCATTAAGGCCCAGAATATTTCCGGTCATCGTGTTATAATAGGTTCCGGTTGTCACAATAAAAATTCCGTAACTGTAATTTCCGCTGAGTACATTGTTTTCAATCGGATTGTGGTTAGAGCCGCCATCCACGCAGATTCCGGTGGCATTGGGCAACGCGTTGTTTCCGGTGGCATCCACACCGATGTAATTTCCGACGACCGGATTGTAGCTGCAATTGCCGTAATACACCATGCCATATACACGGTTGCCCGACACTACATTGCGCTCTGCAGACGTGTAACCGCCCAACCGGTTGTGTTTTGCCACTGTGTTGAATTCAACGCCATTGCTCTGCAACAAAGTGTCACCGCCGATTTTGAAAGCATCGAGTCCGGTGGAATCGGGTCCGAAATAATTATTGATTAAAACATTACTGTCGGCAGCCTCAATGTACACACCCATTTCGAGATTGCCGGAAATGATATTTCGTTCAGTTGCCAATGTCCCTCCGATGGTATTTCTATTGGCATTACTGAGAATATTAATACCTGAATAATTATGCAGTGCAGTCATACCGGTGATATCGGGGCCGATGAAATTTCCTTTCACAACATTGTTGCGCGTACCGGTTCCGTTCATGACAATGGCGGCGCCCCTATTACCGGAAATAATATTTCTGTGTTTGTAAGTTGAGCCGCCAATGGTCGTATTGCTTGCATACGAGAGAATAATACCGTTTTCATTCGGAATACTGTCGGTGCCATGCACATCAGTTCCGATGCGGTTCCCGAAGATCTGATTGCCTGTGCTCGGTAAGCCGTCGATGACAATACCTGCAGTGGAATTTCCTGAAATAAGATTGAATTCACCACTTATCAAACTTCCGATGGTATTCGAAAAAGCGTTCTGAAGGCCGATTCCGTAGCTATTTGGTATCGCAGTAATTCCGCTGCTGTCGGTGCCAATGCGATTATTTTTAATGATGTTATTACTTGATTCCGTAATGGCAATGCCCGCCATGGTATTTCCGGAAATGACATTGTTGCTGATGGTATTTCCCGATGCACCGTTGGCAATTGCAACGCCATACATATTGGTCAGCGCAGCAGGAGCCGTAGCCGAATGATTGGTCCCAAGATAATTCTGAGTGACAATATTGCCTGTTGCCGTAGAATTATAAATCATGATGCCATATGAAAACCCCTGAATGACGAATCCTTTTACGGCGTTGCCCGGCGATACCAGCAAGATAGGATAATCAAAGGTTCCGCTGCCTTTACGCAGCACAATTTCATACCCGTAAATATTTGTATTACCCTGATTTGTTTGTTGCGAAGTCGCATCAATATTGATGTAGCCGGTGCTTATCATCGGGAGTGTCGAAATCAGCGTTATGGTAAACGTTCCGCTTCCTGCATCGTATCCCGGATCGGTGTTCGGAATGTCGAAATAAATATTGTCGGCACCTACGGCAGCATTGGCCGAAGTGATTGCTTCGCGCAATGAGCCGACGCCACTATCGTTTGTATTGATAACGGTGTAATTAGCTGTCAGAGCGCGAAACGACAATGCTATAAAAAATGAAACAAGTAACATTCGGGGCATAATACTTTCAATTTGGGATGCAAGGTAAAAAATATTTATTTGATGTGCATTTGTAAATCAATAAATACGAACTGCATTTATAAACAAAAAAAGCTGCCTTAATAAGACAGCCCCTATTTTTTCCGAGAATAGAATCACTGCGTTCTGATCACCGTCGCATGGCCAATGACATAAACCGGGAGTTTTTTGACAGAGATTAAATGCTGGTCGGTTGTTTTTCTGAATAATTGATGATGCGCTGTAAATGATGCTGGATCGCAAGATATGGGCTTTTTGGTCGATGCATAAAGATTTGTTTCCATCATGGCCCAACCTTTTCGCGTATAATACTCAGCCACAAAGTCGCCGGAATTACAAAACAATCGTAATTCACCAATATTGGCGCCATCGCCTCCATCATAGTTTTCAGTCCTTATAAACAGTGGAAAATACAGTGTGTCTTTTTGATTCTCGAATTTCGAAATCCATCCCCATTGAGTGTCTGACAAACCGAAATCAATAAATGAATTTTCGCCAAAAGCAAACCCTGTGTAAAACTTATTGGTTGGGGTCAACTGTACTGACTCCTTTGTTGGAGCTGAACGCAATTCCTGAAACACTTCGTCCTGCTCGCATGCTGTAATAAAAAATGAAAAAAATGCCAATATCAGCATTAATTTGAGTCTTGATTTTGTTTTCATGGCATCCAATTTTAAACACATAATATACAATTCTGGATGTTTATTTACAAGCAAAACAAATTAAATAACATATGAATTGTTTATGAGTGAGACGGCGCTCCGCATCAGGCTTTGGCCTCGACGAAGCAGGTTAAATTTTCCTGGAAAATCAGTTGAAAAATACTGCGGAAATTTGCCTCATTCGTGGACAAAAAAAGAAAACTCCCGGATCCTCTGTCTGGGAGCTTTCCGCTTCATGCTGTTTCATCTACAGCCGCCTTCAACAATCTCATCGTTGAACCGGCAGCATTGAGCAGGTGACTGCATGAGCAAATATCTATCAATATCATCAATCAAAAGCACTTCGAAAATCATACTCATTCGATTGCGAGGGTGATGTACTTAAATTTACGATAGATTAAGTGCCTCATGCAAATTAAATATGCATAAATTATTTCAGAAAAATACTAACACCTGAGTTTAACAGATTTTCAAGCCATTAAAAGAAGAAAACTCCCGGAAATTACCGGGAGTTCTTTTCAATGAATACTAAACCATCAGAAAGCAATTATTGCCGCACCGCTTGCTTTGAACAAACCACGGCATGAGCAATAACATAAACAGGAGGTCCGCCATTAAGTTCGATAAAGTATGCGTCTGATTTTGGGTCAGGATCTGAATTGGAATGTCCGAATAGCCCCGGAGAAATGGTTGTTGGAAAAGCCGAAGAAGCATATACATGAGTTTCGCTGAGAGAATACCCGCCGAAAGTTTCGAATTCAACTTTCAAACCACTGCCATTGTAACTGTATGTCACAGTCCCAACATGAAGGCCGTTGTTGATGTTGTTTTGTCCTGCACCTGCATACAATGGAGTTTCGAAAGTTCCACCTGTACTCAGCGTATATATCCATCCCCATCGGCTGCTTGTTAGGCCGGCATCAATAAAAGTGAGTGGGCCGTAACCGAAAGCAGTTTCGCAGGGACCAGCAGAATAGTAGTCGTCTTCACACATGAATTGCACTAAGAAATACATAGCCCAGCTGCCTTGCTCGTTCATCTGGCTGCCGTTTCCCCATGCAGTTTCTGTTTGTACCGCACCGCCGCTTCCGGTTTTATACAACGAAGCATGGGCTGCCAAATAAAGTACAGACGAGCACATATTATCATAGCCGCCAAAAGCGC
The Bacteroidetes bacterium GWF2_43_63 DNA segment above includes these coding regions:
- the secA gene encoding preprotein translocase subunit SecA (functions in protein export; can interact with acidic membrane phospholipids and the SecYEG protein complex; binds to preproteins; binds to ATP and undergoes a conformational change to promote membrane insertion of SecA/bound preprotein; ATP hydrolysis appears to drive release of the preprotein from SecA and deinsertion of SecA from the membrane; additional proteins SecD/F/YajC aid SecA recycling; exists in an equilibrium between monomers and dimers; may possibly form higher order oligomers; in some organisms, there are paralogous proteins that have been found to be nonessential but do function in secretion of a subset of exported proteins), which encodes MATIWQKLFGNKADKDMKEVAPYVDKVHVEYEKIKKLSNDELRAKTLEFRELLLASVKEQEDQIKALKDQIETSYEMPIDEKQKLYGDIDKLEKQVYEITQEKLTEIMPAAFAVVKDTARRFKENEEIEVTATEFDKELAAKRNSIVIRGDKAYWKNTWTAGGTTIAWDMVHYNVQLIGGYVLHSGKISEMATGEGKTLVATLPMYLNALPGKGVHVVTVNDYLAKRDSEWMGVLFEFHGLVVDCIDRHEPNSAARKKAYLADITYGTNNEFGFDYLRDNMARGIDEIVQRGHNYAIVDEVDSVLIDDARTPLIISGPTSKGDHQEFDDLKPFVVLIANAQKNIFNGFLAEAKQLLSKENPTSEEEKLGGVALLKCFRGLPKNKALIKFLSEPGMKTLLHKTENLYMAENMKNMHLIDDELFFVIEERQNSIELTDKGIDLLTEKTGDAKFFILPDIGSELADLEKSGLSDTERIEKKQLLRQDYAIKSDRIHTMNQLLKAYTLFEIDVEYVIIDNKIKIVDEQTGRIMEGRRYSDGLHQAIEAKENVKVEAATQTYATITLQNYFRMYKKLAGMTGTAETEAGELWNIYKLDVVVIPTNRPIVRKDHQDLVYKTKREKFNAVIDDIILLKEQGRPVLVGTTSVETSELLSRMLTMKKIKHSVLNAKLHAKEADIVAAAGQAGSVTIATNMAGRGTDIKLGAGVKEAGGLAIIGTERHESRRVDRQLRGRSGRQGDPGSTQFYVSLEDDLMRLFGSDRIAGIMDRLGLKEGEMIQHSMITKAIERAQKKVEENNFGIRKRLLEYDDVMNSQREVIYNRRHNALYGDKLSIDLSNMFSDIAETIVADGQDSRDFDLYSFEVMKTFAVEPGIDEKEFFSENTAKMADKLFEQAYSEYEQKCEITAQRTFPIIKEIFENTNRKYDDVAIPFTDGKKSFTALANIKKSFESQGKEVMRGVERSLALAIIDDAWKEHLREMDDLKTSVQNAVYEQKDPLLIYKFESFELFKQMLTKVSKDLLGFLTHGRIPLAEDRKLTEAEQTRRSNNTNLKTSRESDIPGTQHPKYHDPSTNQSIKEPVRVEKKVGRNDPCPCGSGKKFKACHGKDSAD
- a CDS encoding pyridine nucleotide-disulfide oxidoreductase is translated as MKYLIVGGVAGGATTAARLRRLDEKSDIIVFERGEYISYANCGLPYYIGGTIQDRENLFVQTPQTFGQRFNLEVRNFSEVTGIDKDKKEVTVRKVLTGETYTESYDKLVLSPGAEPVKPPIPGIQQEGIFTLRNVPDTDKIKQYIDEKKPRHAVVVGAGFIGLEMAENLHKAGLRVTIVEMAEQVMSPLDYSMAAMVHQHLKTKNVEFYLKSSVASFAQKNNRIEVKMNSSKTIETDMVILSIGVKPDSQLAKAAGLAIGKSGGIVVNEFLQTTNEHIYAVGDAIEFPNPITGTNMITYLAGPANKQGRIAADNLVFGNKKTYKGSVNTAIAKVFDVTVAATGVSGKQLGKLNVPHIDSTTHSSSHAGYYPGAQPMTIKISFAPDNGRLLGAQIVGYEGVDKRIDLLSTAIQHGATVYDLAEIEHAYAPPFSSAKDPVNIAGMVAENILNGVSKPISWREVHKESRSEMFLLDIRTRDEFQLGTIDGAVNIPLDELRDHLNEIPKDKKIIAFCGVGLRAHVACRILTQSGFDKVYNLSGGLKTYETASQKQSNEDIFANDYIGIDDHIYQGSKQKPVATRVIAEKIKIVDACGLQCPGPILKLKKSMDDIAEGEAIRITASDAGFYKDVAAWAKVTGNEVVELTQNGAEITALITKGKAAEPTIQSHQTGTSATLVVFSDDLDKALATFVIANGAAAMGKKVTLFFTFWGLNVIKRLNKPQVKKDFFGKMFGMLMPKSSRRLGLSKFNMAGIGRSMMRKRMASKQVDALEKMILTAQEMGVEFVACQMSMDVMGVSASELMDGVQIGGVATYLEKTEGNLNLFV